The following coding sequences lie in one Synechococcales cyanobacterium T60_A2020_003 genomic window:
- a CDS encoding glycosyltransferase has translation MFLPNQRPIALISVHGDPAIDIGKEEAGGQNVYVRHVGEALARMGWDVTLFTRRVAADQAEVVEHHPHCRTVRLTAGPQTFVPRDELFEYLPEFVDAFLNYQERINQGFPIVHTNYWLSSWVGMELRQRQAMHQVHTYHSVGAVKYQAVESIPAIAEVRLATERRCLETVSCVVATSPQEAEHLRSLVSTQGEIVVIPCGTDIERFGHISRADARTQLGLGQDERIVFYVGRFDPRKGIETLVRAVGESCVREIPNLHLLIGGGSRPGHSDGRERDRIEAIVTELGIQPLTTFTGRISDSDLALYYAAADVCVVPSHYEPFGLVAIEAMASYTPVVASDVGGLQFTVVPDQTGLLVPPKDVEGFAQAIAHILNHPSNADRFGKTARHRVVEKFSWDGVANQLSQLYGDLLSNPSSVSAVTPAPIHQLSA, from the coding sequence ATGTTTCTTCCGAATCAACGCCCAATTGCGCTTATTTCCGTTCATGGCGATCCTGCGATTGATATCGGCAAAGAGGAAGCGGGTGGTCAGAATGTCTATGTGCGCCATGTGGGAGAAGCACTAGCCCGGATGGGTTGGGACGTGACTCTGTTTACCCGTCGAGTCGCCGCTGACCAGGCTGAAGTGGTTGAACATCACCCCCACTGTCGGACGGTGCGCTTAACGGCTGGGCCCCAGACCTTTGTGCCACGAGATGAACTGTTTGAATACTTGCCGGAGTTTGTAGATGCATTCCTGAATTACCAGGAACGGATCAATCAAGGGTTTCCGATTGTGCATACGAATTACTGGCTATCGTCCTGGGTTGGTATGGAATTGCGACAGCGGCAGGCGATGCACCAAGTTCATACCTATCACTCTGTGGGCGCAGTGAAATATCAGGCCGTTGAGTCTATTCCGGCGATCGCCGAGGTACGGTTAGCAACAGAACGCCGCTGTCTGGAAACAGTGTCTTGTGTGGTGGCGACCAGTCCCCAAGAGGCGGAGCATTTACGCTCGTTGGTATCAACCCAGGGTGAAATTGTTGTGATTCCCTGCGGAACCGATATTGAGCGATTTGGGCATATCTCCCGTGCGGATGCGCGTACCCAACTCGGATTAGGCCAGGATGAGCGCATTGTCTTCTATGTGGGTCGCTTTGATCCGCGCAAAGGTATTGAAACCCTGGTGCGAGCCGTTGGGGAATCATGCGTGCGTGAGATTCCAAATCTACATTTGCTGATCGGGGGAGGCAGTCGTCCTGGACACAGCGATGGGCGAGAGCGCGATCGCATCGAAGCTATCGTGACAGAACTCGGTATCCAACCTCTGACAACGTTTACCGGACGCATTTCAGATAGCGATCTGGCATTGTACTATGCGGCGGCGGATGTGTGCGTTGTGCCTAGCCATTATGAACCCTTTGGCTTGGTTGCCATTGAGGCGATGGCGAGCTACACGCCAGTCGTTGCGAGTGATGTGGGCGGATTGCAGTTTACGGTGGTTCCTGATCAAACGGGATTGTTAGTTCCGCCTAAGGATGTGGAGGGATTTGCCCAGGCGATCGCCCACATTTTGAACCATCCCAGCAATGCCGATCGATTCGGGAAAACGGCACGCCATCGAGTTGTGGAGAAATTTAGCTGGGATGGGGTTGCAAACCAGCTTAGCCAACTCTATGGTGATTTATTGTCAAACCCATCATCGGTGTCTGCCGTTACGCCTGCGCCGATCCATCAGCTATCGGCTTAG